The Paenibacillus sp. YPG26 genome includes a window with the following:
- a CDS encoding ECF transporter S component, producing the protein MASSRRSMVASFSTMEIVLMAMLATANAVMTTYISPVNQALNTLGGPIATSSITGIYMIYGLLAYYIIRKPGTAVITYGIGGVVQAFMGTAYGIASCFVAAACYMVIAELVFAVVRYRKWSLTVLMIAGGAMVPIWFFFAANMFGYTKWGTPVLLIALGVRILSGILLCGLLTKVLGEALVRTQLLRRFAISRGQEA; encoded by the coding sequence ATGGCAAGTTCCAGAAGAAGCATGGTTGCTTCATTCTCAACCATGGAAATTGTACTTATGGCCATGCTGGCCACAGCCAATGCGGTGATGACGACATACATATCACCCGTCAATCAGGCGCTCAATACGTTGGGAGGGCCGATTGCCACATCATCCATAACCGGAATATATATGATCTATGGACTCCTCGCTTATTATATTATCCGTAAGCCCGGAACAGCGGTTATTACCTACGGGATTGGCGGCGTGGTACAAGCTTTCATGGGCACGGCTTACGGTATAGCTTCCTGCTTCGTCGCCGCGGCATGCTACATGGTGATTGCCGAGCTTGTATTTGCAGTCGTCCGCTACCGCAAGTGGAGTCTGACGGTTCTAATGATAGCCGGAGGAGCCATGGTGCCAATCTGGTTCTTCTTCGCAGCGAACATGTTCGGCTATACCAAGTGGGGAACTCCGGTCCTGCTTATTGCGCTTGGGGTAAGGATTCTGAGTGGGATTCTGCTGTGCGGCCTTCTTACTAAAGTTCTGGGAGAAGCTCTTGTCAGAACCCAGCTGCTGAGACGCTTCGCGATCAGCCGGGGACAGGAAGCCTAG
- a CDS encoding ABC transporter ATP-binding protein gives MKAPVIELYNVTYTYETENRPVLNNLSLVVEPGEWVAVTGRSGSGKSALCQLLNGYLPRAGGGERQGIVRIGGIDPLEAEIAEIAVRIGVVFQDPDAQLVQGRVEDEVAFGPENLYVPAPVIAGRVSAALDAVRLTEQRTSSVHALSGGQRQRTGIAAVLSMQTPVIVFDDAASSLDRASREQLLALLQSLHAEGRTLLTVSSRVDAIAAAAGRLVVLEGGAVALDGPAAELVRTGRDRLAQLGVLPRGAGPGGAQPAAQPSAAPAAAPAALPRGAGPDGAQPAAQPGAARGAAQAALPRGAGPDGAQPAAQPSAARGAGPMARPRTSLRGALAASGQGEPPLLELRNLTFRYPGSAAAVLRGINLSLRPGEWALICGENGSGKTTMSQLLMNLLPMPRGFFYWEGKEASRMKTYELAEQIGYLFQEPEHQFVASNVLDEILFGPARDLSLEPGASVPEEVRLRAERLLEAAGLSGRLDASPYLLSGGEKRLLGAAAQFMSPKKLYILDEPTAGTDYAGTELLINLCRAASGEGAALLIITHEPERFEDEADTLFTLDQGEISRSSIS, from the coding sequence TTGAAAGCTCCGGTGATCGAGCTGTATAACGTGACCTACACATACGAGACGGAGAACCGGCCTGTGCTGAATAACCTGTCCCTGGTTGTGGAGCCGGGTGAGTGGGTGGCTGTAACAGGGCGGAGCGGAAGCGGCAAGTCCGCACTGTGCCAGCTGCTGAATGGATACCTTCCCCGTGCCGGAGGTGGAGAACGGCAGGGCATCGTCCGCATCGGAGGAATTGACCCGCTTGAAGCGGAGATTGCGGAGATTGCCGTGCGCATCGGGGTTGTCTTCCAGGACCCGGATGCCCAGCTGGTGCAGGGAAGGGTGGAAGACGAGGTCGCCTTCGGCCCCGAGAATCTGTATGTTCCCGCACCCGTGATTGCCGGGCGGGTAAGCGCAGCCCTGGACGCCGTCCGGCTGACGGAGCAGCGGACAAGCTCTGTCCATGCGCTGTCCGGTGGTCAGCGGCAGCGGACGGGCATTGCCGCGGTCCTGTCCATGCAGACACCAGTCATCGTCTTCGACGATGCGGCGTCCAGTCTGGACAGGGCTTCGCGGGAGCAGCTGCTCGCGCTGCTGCAATCGCTGCACGCGGAGGGGCGCACGCTCTTGACGGTGTCCAGCCGCGTCGATGCAATCGCAGCGGCGGCTGGGCGCCTTGTGGTGCTTGAAGGCGGGGCCGTTGCCTTGGACGGCCCCGCGGCAGAGCTTGTGCGCACCGGGCGGGATCGCCTGGCGCAGCTCGGCGTGCTGCCCCGCGGGGCGGGCCCGGGCGGCGCACAGCCAGCCGCACAGCCGAGCGCTGCGCCAGCCGCTGCGCCGGCGGCGCTGCCGCGGGGCGCGGGCCCGGACGGCGCACAGCCAGCCGCGCAGCCGGGCGCTGCCCGAGGCGCTGCGCAGGCGGCGCTGCCGCGGGGCGCGGGCCCGGACGGCGCACAGCCAGCCGCGCAGCCGAGTGCTGCCCGAGGCGCTGGGCCGATGGCGCGGCCCCGCACAAGCCTGCGCGGCGCGCTTGCCGCTTCGGGCCAAGGCGAGCCGCCGCTGCTTGAGCTGCGGAACCTCACGTTCCGCTATCCAGGCAGCGCCGCCGCTGTGCTCCGCGGCATCAACCTGTCGCTGCGCCCGGGGGAGTGGGCGCTGATCTGCGGGGAGAATGGCTCCGGCAAGACGACAATGTCGCAGCTGCTGATGAACCTTCTCCCCATGCCCCGGGGCTTCTTTTACTGGGAAGGCAAGGAAGCCTCACGCATGAAGACCTATGAGCTGGCGGAGCAGATCGGTTATCTGTTCCAGGAGCCGGAGCACCAATTCGTTGCCTCGAACGTATTGGATGAGATACTGTTCGGACCCGCACGGGACCTGTCGCTTGAACCGGGAGCTTCGGTTCCCGAAGAAGTGAGGCTGCGGGCGGAGCGGCTCCTTGAAGCCGCCGGACTCAGCGGGAGACTGGATGCCTCCCCTTATCTGCTAAGCGGGGGAGAGAAGCGCCTGCTGGGTGCTGCAGCCCAGTTCATGTCCCCCAAGAAGCTGTATATTCTGGACGAGCCCACAGCAGGCACCGATTACGCTGGAACAGAGCTGTTGATTAATCTGTGCAGGGCAGCCTCGGGGGAAGGTGCGGCGCTTCTGATCATCACCCATGAACCTGAACGTTTTGAAGATGAGGCGGATACCCTGTTCACCCTGGATCAGGGTGAGATAAGCAGATCATCCATAAGCTAG